The DNA sequence ATTGTGGGAGATTTTAATATAGACACACTTAAATCGGATACGAACTCTGATGTATTTCTAGCTAATCTTTTAGAAATGGGTTATATTCCTTTTTTCAGTAGCGTAACTAGACCCAGTATTAAAAGCGTGGAAGGTTCATGTATAGACAATATGTACGTCAGATCAAAtctaatgaaaataaattcatatacatatacaaaTGTATTTACTGATCACTATCCAATCTTAATTACATTTGACTGGACTAgtgaaaaagaaaatacaaaagacaaaccaaacttagattttaaaaaattgactatattaagtcaaaaaattgatttgtcGAATATATTGAATATACAGGATCCAAACCAAGCCactgaaatattaataaataaaatacaaaatttaataaaacaagcttctttaaaacaaaaacaaagaaacaaaaataagaaaaatataccCAGAAAAAACTGGATCACTAAGGGAATTATTATATCTTGTAATACCAAAGAATTTCTGTttaatttatggaaattagataaagaaaatatagttattaaaaatgaatataagCAGTATTGTAaagtattaaacaaaataataaaatctgccAAAGACATATacgagaaaaatattattaataacagttTACGGGATAGTAAAAAACTATggcaatatataaataaaaaactaggTAGGAAGgtaaaaactgaaaataaaatcgaTAGTTTACATTTAAATGATAGGATTGTATCTGCAACAGGGGACATTGCAGATGCATTACTTAATCATTTCAGTGAAGTAGGAATTAGATTAGCTAATGAATTAGGAATagataaaaacattatagacAATGCCTCCAATGGCATTGTACGAAACATTGAATCGATCTTTATACAACCTATAactataaatgaaataataaagacCATTAACGCGATGAAAGATAAAGCAGGTGGAAGAGAtgacccgggaaaaaatgatcagacctgatcagacatgaacaggcatgagtcttcaggcctgatcagacatgaaaaatgaccatgcctgatcaggcctgatcagacatggtcaggtctgaaagcccattgttacttttaataaattgttttgttcaattttatgaatatagTATTTGATAGAGTCATATGCAATtctctataataaataaaaataaaaaaaaatgattacatatAATTGTACGGCTGTATCACCAGcagtcacccatccaactactGACCACGCTCAATGCTGTTTAACTTTGGTGATATCCGTGCGCCTTGAAGTTCCCGCCTGCTGTGCTGCTATCTTATGTGACAACAATTCTATGAAGTACATAACGTATCGaataagtttatcataaatataatataaaaattgattttataatatattttgatagtcttaatttatttatctaaccgaatctcattataacatcacatttatttaaataataaaataagtaatgatttCAATATTAGGCAAAAGCAGAGCAGAGCAAAACATCCcataggaaatgtaacaaattttttatttcaaaattatttaaacgtaatgataaaaataattttgcactTTTTGTgatgaccaaaaaaatttttttcgtcaaagaaaaaatttttatcacatctcTGACTATGcaagtctgatcagatctacccggaaaaaaatgatcagacctgaccatgcctgttcatgtctgaagtgttaaatacgctcaggcctgatcatacctgttcatgcctgtccatccctgttcatgtctgaagcgttaaatacgctcaggcctgattATACCTGCaggtatattttattattcaataaataaaagtaatttgatAATCATTGAAAATCTACCGTAGGGTGAATATAGCTTTTctagacatgaacaggcctgatcagacatgaacgggtctgatcaggcctgaacgTATTTAACGTTTCTGAGATaaacagacatgaacaggcctgatcaggcctgagcgtatttaacgcttcagacatgaacaggcctgatcaaaCATGGACAGGCCTGGTCAGGCATGGacagatctgatcaggcctgagcgtCTTTAACGCTTtagacatgaacaggtctgatcaggcatggacaggtctggtcaggcatgaacaggtctgatcaggcctgagcgtctttaacgcttcagacatgaacaggcctgatcaaaCATGGACAGGCATGggcaggtctgatcaggcctgagcatctttaacgcttcagacatgaacaggtctggtcaggcatggacaggtctgatcaggcctgagtgtctttaacgcttcagacatgaacaggtctgatcaggcatggacaggtctggtcagacatggacaggtctgatcaggcctgagcgtctttaacgcttcagacatgaacaggcctggaCAGGCATGCTCATGACTAacttcaggcctgatcatacatgaacaggcctgaccaggtctaatttcagacctgatcagacatgaacaggcatgaacaggtctgatcattttttcccggggaGGTTAGTAccaaagtaattaaaattttaagtcacTGTATAAGTCAACCTCttgaacatatttttaatctatGTATCTCCAAGGGAAAATGGCCTGATGCTTTGAAATCAGCGCTAATTGTGCCAATCTTTAAATCTGGAAATAGAGATAATCCTAGTAACTATAGACCGATTtcattgatttcaaatttagccaaaatttttgaaaaattaatacacgAGAGGATTTATAACTTCATGACaaaatgtaatattttctCCGACAAATAGTTCGGTTTTCTAAGAAATAAAAGCACAGCTGATGCTCATTCTTATATCACTAATtacatatatgaaaattataacatGGAcaataaaactataataacCTTCCTCGACTTAGCTAAAGCGTTCGACACAGTTAATCACAGAATTTTGTTAaacaaaatagaaaaatatggTATCAGAGGTGTAGCACATGATTTAATAGAGGATTACTTACATGAAAGAACATAAGTAGTTAGATATCAAGATAGCATTAGCAGTgagaaatatgtaaaaattggAGTACCGCAAGGTACTATTCTAGGACCACTACTCTTTGTGctttatattaatgatatgTTCCAAAATGTCAATAAAGGCTCTCTAATATCATATGCAGACGATACTGCTATTTTAGCCTCAGGCAAAAATTGGGAATATGTGCAACTTACAATGAATGAGAGATTAGCTGAAATCAGTAAATGGCTAAAAAACAACCAACTAACTTTAAATGTAGATAAGACAGTGTACATAACATTTTGTAGTTTTAAAAGTAATATACCGCATAATATAAGActgtatataaataataaagatctCAAAAGAGTAGATAATTATAAGTACTTAGGAATATACATAGACTATCTGATGAAATGGGATATAAATgtaaaagaattaattaaaaaagttaaatattttgaatttataatatataaactagATCAAATTATGGATACCAGGACTTTGAAAATGATATATCATGCGATATTTGAAAGTATAATAAACTATGGTATTATAGCTTGGGGGGGTGCCtacaaaaatgtaattaacCCTCTATTGTCTATgcaaaaaagaataattaaaaaacttaggCTGGAACATAACACACTACTAAATATCAAACAAACTTTTAtcttaaatagtttattatacTACTATGATGCATGTAAAAAACTGTACAATGATTACGATGGTAGATCTAGACataaaaagataaaactatgtaaaatcaataaaacgAAATACTGCAAAAGCCCATATTACGTagcaacaaaatattttaatattttaccaaCGCAATATAAAGAATTatcgaaatttaataaaacaaacaaaatcGAAATAAAAAAGTGGTTATCAAATACTCAAACTCATCTAAttctctaaaataataaaattataaaaaattagtaaccagatacaaaatcaaagaaaatataaaatagatcaaacatataattgtaatttatccTTTAAGGCTCATGAAAGAGTGACTCAATTAGTTATGAATATTTTGTATAGCACTAGGCATTAAGCCTATCTCTTTTTCCCTACCCTATGTACAGACAATCTTTTGTCTCTATGGGGATTATATGTAGTTATTTTTGTAAGACTATGTATGTAATTttgggaaataaataaataaataaatataaataaataaaaattagactttaattttatacaattccagctcttaaaatccatttaatctcagaaaaaattataaaataagcatttttcgTCATGTAAGGCTTATCACATAAGTTATTTACTTCGTGACATGAACCGTTACTTGGATAAGTGAGCAGCGTTCCAGACTCCGATACGTGAGGACCCAAGTTCGAGCCCAGCAtatttcaggattttttcatcaagtatcaacatataactagtgtttcaaactttgtaataagtccacaacactataattaatttcaaaattgccatctttttatttttgagaaattttttttaaaatattttttctgaggtacaattcttacatcacttacatcacttttacgtcataatgacattattatcatgatatagacatcacaggtatgtcatattgacgtcataaatgtcattgagacataatactgacgtcatgactacgtcatatttttacatcagaatcttacgtcaagaagTGTGAAATAATAAGTCACATATGACTCATTCGTGACTTGTATCTTACGTAAATCCTGACATAGCCCAATGTCATTTTGACGTCACATTGACGTAAACGTGTTTACTGAgtcgtttcaataattttcattctctacaaaaagatgtgaaatacaaaaaaataccaagaaaccgtcataatattgaaaaaattgaaatgaaatttgttaaaaattaaaaaattaaaaaaaaaaattttttatcgtacttggcgcgcgtcattgagtaccccaaattttttcaggataaatgaacatttttttaatgttgagaaatttataagtaagtgaacctttattatttcataataagttttacaaaagttaGGTAAAATCGACATTCCATATGCAGTTGCAAACTACATACAAGTCGATACGCATGCACACGTTGGGTCGGTTGCATTGTGAGAATtgtgtttactaaaaaataaaacatatggcCGACTACATTGGGAAAATGCGGTGTGAGTGCCAATCAAAAtgtgttaattacaattaaacgaagcaatatcaagctttaatattgcataaggttcttcattaaagattaatgacgaagctgaaaaaaaatgaatccaaaaattttatataatttcagatttcttgaacacaccaccatattgacagttgttttcactaaagatctaaaaaaaaatttaaaaacagggttttttcactaaaactgataattaatacactATGCAATGTTTTCAATGAGTTCAGTATCCTTGACTAAtgtaaatctatataaatgtataatatgattatatatatacaagcgaaatcgttttttcttgagttgacatgcttccgaaaaaatttgcggtactcaatgacgcgcgccaagtacgataaaattttttttttaattttttaatttttaacaaattttatttcaattttttcaacattatgacggtttcttgatatttttttgtatttcacatctttttgtagggaatgaaaattattgaaacgagcctaattttttttgtaaaatgcaaatgttattgagatgagttctatgaacgtggacttggcgcaattttttacagtgaaactgtttttgttcggatattatatatattagggtgatttttttttttactttatttttttttttcggtcccatcgtgaattcttgttggaaatacccaaaaaaaaattccctgaaagtttgagctcttaatattaattaacgtcctcgaccaaggcatgtgaatatttcccattgaaaatacacaaaaactttgatttttaatttttgaatttctaaagcTCAGCGGCATTTCATGGAATCACTTTGATCGAAGAtggttttttcttaaaattaaacgctctacaaaagtggCCATTGCCGCAAAGTCGTAACTCACACTGGCGAGGCAGTACGGGCCACTGAacctgattttttcataaaattggcgttttttcgcatttatctcgtaaatatcaagagctacggaaaaaatgtaaataacaaacttgtagagaattcaatttccaataaaaaaagtcctaTGGACCAAATCGCTAAGATCAATATTAAGCGAGATATTAagccttgaatatattttttcgtgaaattttggCCGATCATTGATTTAAACGTATTAATATCTAgccagtcccatggctaagcggtataatgcttgtcatgcttgcttgggactggtgaggcgtgggttcgaatctcggtgtgagctgaaatttaattttcagtgaacatcggtgctcgtaactcacgccgggctgtacaggtttgggtttttcgatggtttccccaagccctgtgctaccggtgggccacaggcaaatgcgtgcagtttccccaaagtcggcccatcgccgcattactctccaggctgaaaaagtatgtaataccgccaaacttattctgccaaacttaatgtaccgatcagcctggaatccccttccggtctcggccggacccccatcgagacagaagtctgaaaagcggggttaaaataaaaaaaaaaaaaaaacttattaatatcttgtttactttctctgttttttatattttttcttcaatatatttttttaaggctagaaaactaaagcaaaattaataatctacaaTATTTAAcctttaatgataataaacatttaatcaaACTCTTTTCTCTTTGTTTCTTCTCCGTCAGTAGGTACTTAATAATCTAATGGCAACGTTGCGATGTAACTAACATCGCGGTGATCAACAACGTTTGACAAAAAGTACGCGACCAGCGAAAGCTCAGTCATTGTCCGCAAATCGAAAGCCTCTCTCCTCTCCAAAAATCCCCTCTTTTACGTAACCTTGAATCAGTTTAATAAATCGCCCGCCTAATTGCAGCGCTTTCTTTGTTCTTTATTGTGTGATACTAATGCCGCAAATATCGAGAACAAAGCTCAGTGAACACTGAATGTACTCGCGTCGCATTTGTATGCTTTACGTTGCGTTACatttttctatcatttttattcttgtCAAAGATGTCTGAACAAATCGGAAATagagtttataattatttaattggatttgaaattcataatattaataatattaagttaCCTTCGTGTAGGGATGTATTGAATCTCTTTATGTACAAACATCAATCcttaaaattaagtatacgagCAAGTGCTAGTAGTGTGATCAGTGATACGAATGCTATTTGGGCTAATCTTTTGATTCCAACTTCTCGACCTCAGCACagtattaaaaattggaaaaaattcacAGTGACTACATGAAACTGAAGAATCATCGAAGTCGTGCAAAGACATCGAAAAGACAACGAACAAATGTGGAACAGTTTAGCAAACgtcttgataaattatttgacattGCAAATTGTGctgcactaaaaaatttaccgaaaaatttGCAGCAATTTTTGACAGATTGTCGTAAAGGAAATAGAAATATCCATCTACCAGCAATTGACGTTATACCAGAAGAAACTTCTGGAAATCTGTCTGCGATGGAAGTAGAAACTCCCAATAATGAGGAAATTGGTTAGTTCtaatattataatagttttgtttaattatatttgatttGTTTAACATTCAGCTAATATGTTTACTAATTCactgttaatatttttcatttcaggAATGAAATTATCCCAACAGTCGTCCTTAAATAGTTTCTGTAGTTCCATATCAAATTCCAGTGAATTGAAGCGAACTTGTTCAGACTTTGAAGATACTAAGATGCCAGCgcctaagaaaaataaaattgatattctgaCTTCGGAATTAGTATTAGCACTAGATAGAACTAAAACTAGTGATAGAAATGCGATGTACATCATTTCTGCTGTTATTCAAAGTTTAGGACTTgagattgataaatataatttaagttaCTCCACTATTCGCAATGCGCGTATTtcaaaaagagaaaaaattgtcGATACGAtcaaagaagaagaaatttttgatgactCTCTCGTAGTGCACTGGGATGGAAAGATGCTTCCTGCGGGAAATGGTCAACCAAAAGCAGAACGATTATCAATACACGTCACCGGAATaaatactgataaaaatttaaaaactccgaTTCTCTCTGATGGCACAGGTGAAAGCCAAGCTTCAGCCATTTTTGAAACGCTGATAGAGTGAGATCTTTGCGATAATGTTAAAGCAATGTGCTTTGATACAACTAGTTCAAATACCGGTAAGTTAATGTTGTGgttgaatgaatttatatcacagtatttgttttttgacttgggaagaaattttcaaataagaatttgattaatttttttaattatttttacgaatgttgagttaaaatataagctgagtcaaaaatttgaataactgataattaaataacagtTTATCAATAACTAATTCTTTGTTTTAGGTTGTTTTAATGGCGCATGTGCATTATTAGAAGATAAAATTGGCCGTGACTTATTATATCTTGCTTGTCGCCATCATACTTCTGAATTGATGTTACGAAATGTTGCAGAAGTTGCTTGGCCAGTGACGAATAGTCCAAATGTACCAATTTTCAAAAGACTCAGAGATAATtgggaaaaaattgataaatctgCGTATGAAATCGGCATAGAGGATAAAGATATTGcacttattttaaatcaaagaaaagacAATATTCTTGACTTCATAGAAAATCAACTGaaggtattaattaattcataaatagttttaccattgaaagaattattatttataaagttaatttcttttacagtCATTAGATCTTTctgatacactgatagaaggacttgttaatatttaataagctttattaactgttaataaatgattttttaacatcatgggatttgataaatatttattaacagttaattagTATTCATTAcgtagaatttattaactgttaataaatatttattaatttattaatagttaataaatatttgttaactgttaacaaatatttatttaggataaaaagcaaaaatagcaatcttcttttgacactttttataaccctataaCTGGAATacattgataataattcaattcacttaataaattaacgtttttaatatgtaaaaatataaaaaataattatgagctgtgatagaatttggtagtttacaataaatgttattataatgaaatataattaatgcaaataatttataaggatgatttttgtttataagcaaccttcatatcatatgacattgcaagccaaacaaattcactcaaccaagtatttattaactgttaataaatatttgttatctattaataaatatttattaaatattattaaatgtacttttctccctaataaatatttatttaatgttaaaaaatatttattaaattaaattattatcttccaataaatcaaattattaatagtaaataaatccttttatcagtgtagttattttgcatacttcgatataactcgaatttttaagtgatttagttttataaattttgcctttttaaataatattttttactttaaaattctgaaaatatctTCTTTTCTGGccgcaattattaaatttttcttattttttgttagaatCATCATCCGAGAAATGATTACAAGGAGTTTTTGGAGCTGAGCTGTATCTTTTTGGGTGGTATCAAAAGTCATAGAGCCGAATTTAAAGCACCTGGTGCTTTTCATCACGCATGGTGGTTATCGAAAGCTCTCTATtgcttgaaaatatatatgtttagaAACCAGTTTAAAATGGGagcaaacgaaaaaaaaattttgcagaaaaTATGTGTTTTCATcgtaatattttatgtaaaaatatggtTTACTGCTCCTAATGCAATAAATGCTCCAAACTCGGATTTGCAATTAGTAAAAGATCTTATTGACTACAGAAAAATACATCCAGAAATTGCAAATGCAGCACTCGATAAATTGTCTCGGCATTTGTGGTACTTACACGAAAATCTTGCTTGTTTAGCTCTTTTTGATGAAACTGTGTCAGTAGAAGAAAAAGTAAAGAtcgtacaaaaaataaattcccagGTAGCGGTCAAAAAGCCTAATAAACGTTTATCAGTCGCTTATGAAGAAATAACGTCGTTATCTGAGAAAAACATAAGCGATTTTGTTAATCCAAActcgttgtttatttttgagtaatttgAGCTCCCCTATGAATTTTTGCATACAGATCCAAGTTTGTGGGAATCAAATCTTGAGTATAAACGATGTTATGATacattcaaaaagttaaaagtagTAAACGATACTGCGGAAAGAGGAGTAGCGCTAGCCGAAAGTTTTAATGAAGTATTGACTTATAACGAAGATGAAAgacaaagaatttttcaaactgtTCAGCACCATCAATCTCAATACACATCGTGTAAAAAATCACAATATATTGACAATGAATTAATCTAACAATTCATTTTTCtgctttcaataataattaattggtattgttgtttttatttttattaaatacttattgttgttaatataattcgaactattataatttaataaactgttaataatatataaattatttaagtgtaATTGAATTCATAAGTTTTATGCAGAAACTCGtaaatccattatttattaaagattcttaagatataagcttttaTAATGTAAGATACTTATCATATCCTGTTTTTctagccttaaaaaaatatattgaagaaaaaatataaaaaacagagaaagtaaacaagatattaataagtttaaatcaatgatcggccaaaatttcacgaaaaaatatattcaaggctTAATATCTCGCTTAATATTGATCTTAGCGATTTGGAGCGCATTTggagccatattaaagcaaattttaagggagttgggaaagaacggataggggaaagggggggacctactcagtgggaatttttccgtaattgaaaaaataatcagacagcccagactgggaatcgaacccagatctctcggttacgcgccaagggctttaccagttaagctatccgagacaagtactgactactttattcagtcccgtatataagacccaccgagcaaacaacgccaccgtccatcttacggtaaagagccatattaaagcaaattttaagggagttgggaaagaacggataggggaaagggggggacctactcagtgggaatttttctgtaattgaaaaaataatcagacagcccagactgggaatcgaacccagatctctcggttacgcaccaagggctctaccagttaagctatccgagacaagtactgactacttttttgttggaaattgaattc is a window from the Cotesia glomerata isolate CgM1 unplaced genomic scaffold, MPM_Cglom_v2.3 scaffold_15, whole genome shotgun sequence genome containing:
- the LOC123273871 gene encoding uncharacterized protein LOC123273871, encoding MCFDTTSSNTGCFNGACALLEDKIGRDLLYLACRHHTSELMLRNVAEVAWPVTNSPNVPIFKRLRDNWEKIDKSAYEIGIEDKDIALILNQRKDNILDFIENQLKNHHPRNDYKEFLELSCIFLGGIKSHRAEFKAPGAFHHAWWLSKALYCLKIYMFRNQFKMGANEKKILQKICVFIVIFYVKIWFTAPNAINAPNSDLQLVKDLIDYRKIHPEIANAALDKLSRHLWYLHENLACLALFDETVSVEEKVKIVQKINSQVAVKKPNKRLSVAYEEITSLSEKNISDFVNPNSLFIFE